From Armatimonadota bacterium, one genomic window encodes:
- the lpxC gene encoding UDP-3-O-acyl-N-acetylglucosamine deacetylase translates to MSRHRTIAKPVVYSGSGLHTGEPARLTLLPSETPGIRLLTGDQETPCRLEAVSHTARCVAVGSVLTVEHLLAAAWTLGITALRVLVEGPEIPAGDGSALPFVELLREAGARELEEEVPELRLAAPVWVQQGGALAAAFPDAHLRVTYVVPLRGREACAYDLVVTPERFVSEIAPARTWGYREEAEALWGKGLARGSSLDNTLVLEEGRFLNPPRFPDEPARHKILDLLGDLALLGERLVAHVVCVGGGHGLHLRLARAIPRRSS, encoded by the coding sequence ATGAGCAGGCACCGGACCATTGCGAAGCCCGTGGTGTACTCCGGCTCCGGCCTCCACACGGGGGAACCCGCACGCCTGACCCTGCTTCCCTCGGAGACACCAGGCATCCGGCTCCTGACAGGGGATCAGGAGACTCCCTGCCGGCTGGAGGCGGTTTCCCACACGGCCCGCTGCGTGGCGGTGGGCAGCGTGCTGACCGTGGAGCACCTCCTGGCCGCGGCGTGGACCCTGGGCATAACCGCCCTACGGGTGTTGGTGGAGGGGCCGGAGATTCCCGCCGGGGACGGGAGTGCGCTGCCGTTCGTGGAACTCCTCCGGGAAGCCGGAGCTCGGGAGCTGGAGGAGGAGGTCCCCGAGCTCCGGTTGGCGGCACCGGTGTGGGTGCAGCAAGGGGGAGCCCTCGCCGCGGCATTCCCAGACGCGCACCTGCGGGTGACCTACGTGGTCCCCCTCCGGGGGCGGGAGGCCTGCGCGTACGATCTCGTGGTGACCCCGGAGCGCTTCGTCTCGGAGATCGCCCCTGCCCGCACGTGGGGATACCGGGAAGAGGCGGAGGCCCTTTGGGGAAAGGGCCTCGCGCGGGGGAGTAGCCTGGACAACACCCTCGTGCTGGAGGAAGGCCGGTTCCTCAACCCACCGCGGTTTCCAGACGAGCCCGCCCGGCACAAGATCCTGGATCTCCTGGGGGATCTCGCGCTCCTCGGGGAGCGGCTTGTGGCCCACGTGGTGTGCGTAGGAGGAGGCCACGGGCTTCACCTGCGCTTGGCCCGGGCCATCCCGCGGAGGTCGAGCTAG
- the lpxD gene encoding UDP-3-O-(3-hydroxymyristoyl)glucosamine N-acyltransferase, which produces MRLQELAALVGGALVGDGSVEIERVAAPEEAGPGAVVVCYTPTALETARRRGASAVVVPHPPPQDLPAVVVPEPRRALALLLEALGPPRMHPSGIHPTAVLAPTAELGEGVAVGAYAVVEEGARIGAHSILYPHVYVGPHARVGAYCILYPHVVVGERCVLGDRVIVHGGAVLGSDGFGFVREPQGPRKIPQVGIVVVEDEVEVGAGTTIDRATLGETRVGAGTKIDNLVQIAHNVRIGRRCLIAAQTGIAGSTVIEDDVVIAGQVGVGDHVRIGRGAVVLALSGVTKDVPPGMVVSGFPARPHREVLREHALLRELVRRRRRGQETS; this is translated from the coding sequence ATGCGGTTGCAGGAACTCGCGGCGCTGGTGGGCGGAGCCCTGGTAGGGGACGGCTCTGTGGAGATCGAGCGGGTGGCGGCCCCGGAGGAGGCGGGGCCCGGCGCGGTGGTGGTATGCTACACCCCCACGGCCCTGGAGACCGCGCGGAGGCGGGGGGCCTCCGCGGTGGTGGTCCCCCATCCTCCTCCCCAGGACCTTCCCGCGGTGGTGGTCCCTGAGCCCCGTCGTGCCCTGGCCCTCCTGTTGGAAGCCCTGGGGCCGCCAAGGATGCACCCCTCGGGCATTCACCCTACTGCGGTCCTCGCGCCCACCGCGGAGCTGGGGGAAGGGGTGGCGGTGGGAGCCTACGCGGTGGTCGAGGAGGGTGCCCGCATCGGCGCGCACTCCATCCTCTACCCCCATGTGTACGTCGGCCCGCATGCGCGCGTGGGTGCTTACTGCATTCTCTATCCGCACGTGGTGGTAGGGGAACGATGCGTCCTGGGGGATCGAGTCATCGTGCACGGCGGCGCGGTGCTGGGCTCGGATGGATTCGGATTCGTCCGGGAGCCGCAGGGCCCCCGCAAGATCCCGCAGGTGGGCATCGTGGTGGTGGAGGACGAGGTGGAGGTGGGCGCGGGCACCACCATCGACCGTGCCACCCTGGGCGAGACCCGGGTGGGCGCGGGCACCAAGATCGACAACCTGGTGCAGATCGCCCACAACGTGCGCATCGGCCGGCGGTGCCTCATCGCGGCGCAGACGGGGATCGCGGGGAGCACGGTGATCGAGGACGACGTAGTGATCGCGGGGCAGGTGGGGGTGGGAGACCACGTGCGGATCGGCCGGGGCGCGGTGGTCCTGGCGCTTTCGGGGGTCACGAAGGACGTGCCGCCGGGGATGGTGGTCTCCGGGTTCCCCGCCCGGCCTCACCGGGAGGTGCTGCGGGAGCACGCCCTGCTGCGGGAGCTGGTGCGACGGAGACGTCGCGGGCAGGAAACCTCCTAA
- a CDS encoding OmpH family outer membrane protein, protein MRKAVVLAWCVLALAGCTRPAVGVVDTQRILNESVLALSYQKELNDREKLMAAELAAAAARLSPRDLEQQRQAYLLELQRLRQELEDRLNRRVREAVAEVARRERIRVVLVKSGVHAGNVRDLTDQVLERLK, encoded by the coding sequence ATGCGGAAGGCGGTGGTGCTGGCTTGGTGCGTTTTGGCCCTCGCGGGTTGTACCCGGCCCGCGGTCGGCGTGGTGGACACCCAGCGCATCCTCAACGAGAGCGTGCTGGCCCTCAGCTACCAGAAGGAGCTCAACGACCGGGAGAAGCTGATGGCCGCGGAGCTCGCCGCCGCCGCGGCCCGGCTGAGCCCGCGGGACCTGGAGCAGCAGCGGCAGGCCTACCTGCTGGAGCTGCAGCGGCTCAGGCAGGAGCTGGAGGACCGCCTCAACCGGCGGGTCCGAGAGGCGGTGGCGGAGGTGGCCCGGCGGGAACGGATACGGGTGGTGTTGGTGAAGTCCGGGGTGCACGCCGGGAACGTGCGGGACCTCACGGACCAGGTCCTCGAGCGGTTGAAGTGA